The [Clostridium] scindens ATCC 35704 nucleotide sequence GGATTGAAATGTCATTGTAATAATAACATAAGTAAAACGGTCGGAGTCTCTCCCTGTATAGGGAGAGTGGATTGAAATATAGGCAAACAGCAGGATGTCAAAATCCGGATCCAAGTCTCTCCCTGTATAGGGAGAGTGGATTGAAATGCATCAATGAAAGCGGCATTCAGGAATGTGCTTGGGTCTCTCCCTGTATAGGGAGAGTGGATTGAAATACGTACATGTTATCTATTAATCCTTTAGAACAACCGTCTCTCCCTGTATAGGGAGAGTGGATTGAAATTATAAACATTGGCGCTCTTTAATCCTCCGTCTCCGTCTCTCCCTGTATAGGGAGAGTGGATTGAAATATAATATCCGCTTTCCTTGTGGCTGAAATGCTATAGTCTCTCCCTGTATAGGGAGAGTGGATTGAAATCACCATTCCGGTAGTTATCGGAGATATTACAATCAGTCTCTCCCTGTATAGGGAGAGTGGATTGAAATGAAAAGAAGGAGGTGGAGAAGGATGCCAAGAGTAGTCTCTCCCTGTATAGGGAGAGTGGATTGAAATATCATTTTGACCTCCTAAATGCCAGTTACCATAGTCTCTCCCTGTATAGGGAGAGTGGATTGAAATAAAGAGTAGAGAGGGGCGTTTTGGTATGAAAATAGAAATAGGCAAAGAATTTCCACAGTATTTTAAGCCCTCATATCCAGAGGAATTTAAATTATTTTCACACTTTGAAACGACAGCAGGAATACCAACTGTTTTGTTTGCAATCACGACTTGGAAAGAGAATGGTAAGCCGAATGTGTGCTTTCATTCGTGGAGCTGCTTTCACGGAGATAAAACCGCTTTCTTTGCCGTGCTGGGGAACTTATATCAGCATACCCACACCTATGCCAATATCCAAAGAGAAAAATGCTTTTGTATAAACTTCCTTCCTATAAGTTTCTACGACAAGCTGGTAAACACCATTCGCCAAAATGAAATGGACGATGACGAATTTGCGGCAGGAGGGTTTACAGCTTCTTATGCCAAAACAATTCACGCCCCTGTAATCAATGAGGCGTTTCTTAGTATGGAATGTACCCTGAAAGAAGTACAGGATTTAAGCGGTGCGGGAATTACAGCTATGGTGATCGGGCGGGTGCAGCATATTTCCGTGGAGGAAGCCTATGCCCAAGGGTATGAACTAAGATATGGTAAAGATGGATTTATGATGTTAATTCCTGCGCCGCAAGACCTTGTTACCGGAGAGCCGAACAAGTCGGCGATTGCGACAGTGGATATCGAAAAATACGACTGATTTGAAGAGGGTGTGAAAATGACGACTTCAAATATAAAGGCGTTGATTCCAAGTGAACTTCGCAAAGTGTGGGAGTTTATTTTGGACATCGAGAATTACGACGCTTGGAGAAGTGATCTGAGTAAAACAGAAGTTGTAAGTGATAAGCAATTCATTGAATATACCAAAGACGGTTATCCTACGACTTTTACCGTGACGCTTGTTGAGCCATACAGACGATGGGAATTTGATATGCAAAACAGCAATATGAGTGGTCATTGGATTGGCGTTTTTACGGATAAAGGCAATGAAACGGAGATAGATTTTACAGAGTGCGTGGAAGCAAAAAAGATGCTGATGAAACCCTTTGTGAAATCATACCTGAAAAAACAGCAGGCACAGTTTGTTGCGGATATAATGAAAAACTTTTCTTAAAAACTCATACATAGAAAGGCGGTTTCTTATGAAGAAGTATGAATATATGACAGTTGATTTATGTGCAGAGCCATCGGTTAATGTTCACATTAAGTTGGAACGGTATATTGAAAAACTTAATGAATATGGAAAACAGGGCTGGCGTTTGATTTCTGGAACTGATGACTGGAAGTATTCATTTTTGAGCGTGAAATTGATGATGAAAAATAACATGCAGGAGGCGTATAACCTATGAAAGATATGATCGGATACTGTGGGCTGGACTGCGAAAAATGTGACGCATACCTTGCGACAATTAACAACGATCAAGCCTTGCGTGAGAAAACAGCGAAGCTGTGGGCAGAGTTGAACAACGCCACTATTATGCCTGAACATATTAACTGCGAGGGCTGCCGTATGAACGGGGCGAAAACGGTATTTTGCGATAGTCTATGCGAAATTCGGAAATGTGCTTTGGAAAAAGGCGTTTCCACCTGCGGCGACTGCTCTGAGGTGGAAACCTGTTCAACTGTCGGGGCGATTATTTCAAATAATCCTGCCGCTTTGGAAAATTTGAAAGAACGAACACTTTAAAATGAGACTGCAATGAAAACGATTTTGATTCACGGTTCAGGGTATAATGCGACAAGTTGGAAGGAAACAGTTTCTAATGTAAAAACAGCACTGATATAATATGCCCGAATTTATCTTCCATTCTTAACAGCAAAGAGACAAACTACGCAAATTTATATTCTTCCTTTGTGGAATATTGCGGCAAAATTGACGGACAAATTCATTTATGTGGTATTTCTTTAGGTGGCATAATCGGACTAAATTATGCTTTGGATTTTCCGGAAAAAGTAAAAACATTGGTTTTGATTGGTACTTTTACAGATTTATTTAATTTTGCACACCATTATTTTCATTTTGACACGGGGATTTTTGCGGTTTTACACACCAGTTATATAGGCTTGACACGTAACACTTTTAAGTATTGTTACGTGTCCATCTTAAAAATGTTACGTGTTAGTTCCATTTCCCCCACAGATATGTTACTATAACCATACATGATTCCTGCTTACGGCACACAGCACAACAGGCAGGTGAGATCGAGGTGATTGGATTGCGTTACGGAGCAGTAGTTACGGTGGCGGAGATTTCTTCTCAGATGGGCGAGTTTAAGCCGATGCTGCCAATCGGGAAGGAAACGATGATACAGCGGGTCGTGCGGACGCTTAGGAAAGCAGATGTAGAAGATGTGGTTGTTATTACGGGGTATCGTCATGAGGTAATCGAAGAGAATTTAAATGATGCGGGCGTTATGTTTTTGAAAAACGAACGCTTTATCCAGGGAGACTGGATTGACTCGGTAAAGATGGGGATGGAATGGCTTGATGATAAGTGCGATAAGATATTGGCCATACCAGGGGATATTCCCATGGTAATGGAGAACACGATAAGGGAACTTCTTGCAAAGGAGGGGGAATTCGCATACCCGACATTCCAGGGTGAGCCTGGATATCCCATCGTATTAGGTAGTCAGGCGGCGGCTGGGTTAACAAATGCCATATCAACAGAAGAATATCAAGCCAAGCCAAATGCCATAGAGCATCTGTTGGAGATAACGAAGGGCTTGGGTATCCAGGATACGAAACTGGCAGTAGAAGATGTGGGAGTAACGCTTCAGATCAATTCGCAGAAAGACTATGAAAAGGCGCTGAAACTTTATCTGGACGAGGCAGGGCGTAATGACCAGGTGCGAGTTATTACCAAGACGATGCTTGCTACGGATGAGAAATTTTTTGGAAATGGAACGGAACAACTTCTGGAATTGATTGGGGTCACAGGTTCTGTGAATGCAGCCTGCCAGGCCATGCAGATGTCTTATACCAAGGCCTGGAAGATGATTAACCGCATTGAAAAGAAGTTAGGCTACCGGGTGATGGAACGGGTTGCGGGAGGCCGGGAAGGCGGAGGTTCTCAACTTACGGAAGAGGGCGAAAGACTGCTGCGGGCATATCAGAAGATGAGGGCAGAAGTGCAGGCTGCGGCGGAAATAAGTTTTCAGAAATATGTATCGGGCATCCTGGGATAGGCTAGAAGTTTGAGGAGACATAAAAGGCTATGAAAGAGGGGGATGGAATCGTTGAGAAAATTATTTTCTTTACTAAAGGATATGCTGCAAAGCGGCCAGGATGCTGTACTGGTATCTGTGGTGGCAAGTTTGGGCTCCGCGCCCCGGGGCGCGGGGGCACATATGCTGATTGCAAGAGAAGGGCGTATCAGAGGGACGGTAGGCGGCGGCGCGGTAGAGCATGAGTGTATTCAGCGAGCCTTGGAAGTGCTTGACAGCAAGAACTCCCATTTGGAAGAATTCAGGCTTCATCCGAATCCGGCAGCGGATCTTGGCATGGTTTGCGGAGGAGATATAAGCGTTTTTTTTAGGTACATACCATCGGGTGATGAACAGATGATAGATCTGTCCATCAAAGCCATCCGGATGTTTGACCAGGATCGAAAGTGCTGGCTGGCAATAGATCTTACAAAAGAAGGGAACGGGCAGATGTATCTCTATGAAGAAGGGGAACTGCCAAAAGAAGTGCAAACTGCCACGCGTGCCAAAGCAAGGTCAGAACCACAGGACAGTCCTGCGAAATACTATCTGGAAAAATTAGTGCAAGGCAGCAAAGTTTATATTTTCGGCGGCGGCCATGTGGCCCAGGAGGCGGTTCCTACGCTTGCAAGAGTCAATTTCGACTGTATTGTACTGGAAGACAGGGAAGACTTTACAAAGCCGGAATTATTTCCGGGAGTGAGAAGGACGCGGCTGGTAGATATGGAGCATCTGGAAGAAGTATGCAGGGATATCACATCCGATGACTACATCTGTGTCATGACCAGAGGCCATCAGCATGACTTTCTGGTAGAAAAGCAGATTTTGCGCACGCCTGTATCTTATATCGGAGTGATTGGAAGCAGAAAAAAGAAGGAGGTGGTCTTTGCAAAACTCCGCCAGGAGGGGTATACAGACCAGGAACTGGCAAGGATCAAGACGCCGATGGGGCTGGATATCCAGGCGGAGACGCCGGCGGAAATAGCCGTCAGCATTGCGGCGGAGATGATTATGGAAAGAGCACGCCGCAATCGTGTTGCTGCGGACCAAATGAAATAGAACGAACTATACTAAGGAGGGAAAGAGCCATGCGTCTGATCAAGACGGAGGAAGCGGCTGGCCATGTGCTTTGCCATGATATCACGCAGATCATCAAGGGAGTGACCAAGGATGCCGTATTCAGAAAAGGCCATATCGTCAGAGAAGAGGATATCCCAGTACTTCTTTCCGTGGGAAAAGAGAATCTTTATGTCTGGGAGAAGCAGGAAGGTATCCTGCATGAGAATGAGGCTGCACAGATTTTGTGCCGGATGTGCAGGGGGGACAATATGCACCCGACGGAAGTCAAGGAGGGTAAGATTGAACTGATCGCGGACTGCGACGGCGTATTAAAGATTGATGTGGAGAAGATGAATGCGGTAAACTGTCTGGGAGAGATGATGATTGCCAGCCGCCACGGCAACTTTCCGGTAAAGAAAGGCGACAAGATTGCAGGAACCAGGATCATCCCGCTGGTAATCGAAGAAGAGAAGATGAGTCGGGCAGAGGCCCTGACACAGGGAGAGCCTATTTTCCAGATCGTGACTTACCAAAAGAAGCGCTCTGGCGTTATCACTACCGGAAGCGAAGTATATAAGCACCGTATTGTGGATAATTTCACCCCGGTTATCGAAGATAAGTTAAAGGAATATGGCGTGGAGATGGAAGACTATGCGATCTGCGATGACAAGCCGGAAATGATTACAGATGCTATACATAAGATGCTCGATAAAGGAATGGACATGATCATCTGCACAGGAGGCATGAGCGTGGATCCGGATGACCGTACGCCGCTGGCAATTAAGAACGTGGCGGAGGACATCGTGACTTATGGCGCGCCGGTTCTTCCGGGGGCAATGTTCATGCTGGCTTATTACGATGGAGACATTCCCATAATGGGACTGCCGGGCTGCGTCATGTACGCGAAAAGGACCATATTTGACCTGGTCCTTCCAAGAGTGCTGTGCAACGAGAAGTTAAAAGCAGAGGATCTGTACAGGCTCGGGCAAGGAGGCTTATGCTTGTCTTGTCCTACATGTACGTTTCCAAACTGTGGATTCGGGAAAGGAGCATGATGATGAAGGATCAGTATGGCAGGGAGATCGATTACCTGCGGATATCTGTTACCGACCGCTGAAATTTCCGGTGCACCTACTGAATGCCAGAAGAAGGAGTCGTACCACTGTGCCACGAGGATATCCTGACTTTCGACGAGATTATAAGAATCTGCCGAGCAGGAGTGGAACTGGGCATTCGCAGAATTAAAATTACCGGCGGAGAGCCGCTGGTACGAAAGGGGATCTTTGACTTGCTGGAGCAGATGCGCCGTATTGAAGGGGCTGAGAAACTGACGATTACCACCAACGGCGCATTGCTTGAAGAGGCCTTGCCGTGGCTTGAAGCAGTTTAGGTAGACGGGATCAACATCAGCCTGGATACGCTAAAGGAAGCCCATTTCTTGGAACTGACCAGGAGAGATGCGTTTGACAGGGGGATGCGAGGTCTAAAAGCAGCGGTTCCTTCGTCAATAACCAATATAAACATCGAGTTGATGCCCATTGGCTTGGAAAATGGCAGGGAAAGCCTTAGCCAGTGCATAATGGAGAACGCGCTGCGGGCCAGAGGTACTCAGAAGAAGAATGCAGGCAACTGGCACCGCCAGGCCAGCCTTCCGCATTGGAAATATAATAAAGAAAAGGAGAAAGTTCTATGAAAAAGAAAGCAGTGGCAGTATTTATGGCAGCAGTGATGGTAGTGGTGCTTGCGGGCTGTGGAGGCAACAATGCAAAGGAGACAGGAGACAGGGATAAGAAGGCCTCAGAGGAATCTAAGAAGGATGACGCAGATGAGACGGAGATCCAGGTGTTTATCGCGGCAAGCCTGAATACCGTCATGACGGAAATCGCGGAAAAGTATAATAAAAACAATCCGAATGTGAAGATTACCTTCAATGCGGATAGTTCCGGCACCCTGCTGACACAGATCGAGGAAGGGTATGAATGTGATATTTTCTTCTCGGCTGCCCAGAAGCAGATGGACCAATTGGACCAGGATGGACTGGTCAAAGAAGGAACCCGCGCAAATGTGGTGAATAACCAGGTGGTGCTTGTGACCCGGAAGGACAGTGGAACCAAGGTAACCGGACTTGAGAATCTGAAGGATGCCCAGAGCATCGCGCTGGCAGGCGGAAGCGTCCCGGTAGGCAAATACACCAGGCAGGCGCTTGTGAATCTGGGAATCCTGGGAAAGACGGACGAGCCCGATGCAGTCACTACGGAACAAGTATCAGAAGCGCTTGGCGGCGTGGAGATCAGCGAGCAGGATAATGTAAGCAAGGTTCTGGCAGCAGTGGTGGAAGGCTCCTGCGAGGTGGGCACCACGTATTATTCCGATACCTATGGTTATGAGGATGAGCTGAATATACTGGAGACGGTAGGTTACGATCTGACAGGAAACGTGATTTATCCGATCTGCCTGGTAGATAATCAAGAAGCGGATGATACCCAGACCAAGGCCGCAAAAGATTTTTATGATTATGTGTTATCTGAGCATGCCAGCGAGATATTTTCCAATTACTATTTTGATACTGATGTGCACAGATAGACAAGAGGAAAGAAGGAGGAAGCATCTATGGAGGAAATAGGCGCAGTCCTGCAGGGCTTGGACTGGAGCCCGCTTTACATCTCGCTGAAGACAGGAGCGGTGGCAACCATAATCTCCTTTTTCCTGGGGTTATTCGCGGCCAGGAAGGTAATCAAGGCGGGCCCGAAAGTAAAGGCCGTGGCGGATGGGCTGCTTACGCTTCCCATGGTGCTGCCGCCTACAGTGGCGGGCTTCTTCCTTCTTCTCCTGTTCAGCAGAAGAAGGCCGCTTGGCATCTTTCTGTATGATCAATTAGACATCAAAGTAGTACAAAGCTGGATTGGATGCATTATTGCGGCGACGGTGATCGCATTCCCGCTGATGTACCGAAATGCCAGGGCGGCGTTTGAGCAGATCGATGTAAATCTGGTCTATGCGGGACGGACTCTGGGGATGAGCGAGGGCAAGATCTTCTGGAAAGTAGTGATTCCTACGGCAGGGCCCGGGATTATCTCGGGAACCATCCTGACATTTGCAAGAGCACTGGGAGAGTACGGAGCCACTTCCATGCTTGCCGGAAACATTCCCGGTAAGACAGGGACCATTTCTCAGAAGATTGCCATGGTTATCCAGGATGGCGATTATCTGACGGCCGGAGTTTGGGTGATTATCGTGCTCATCATCGCATTTACGGTCATCTTCCTGATGAATCTTTTCACTGGCAGGAACATGAAGAACGTCAAGCGCTGGTAGAAATACGGACAGAGGGAGAAGAGCAGTGGCAATCGAAGTTAGGATTAAGAAGAAACTGGGGAATTTTCAACTGGATATTGATTTTAAAACGGAAGAGAACCGGATCGGCATTCTGGGAGCCTCAGGCTGCGGAAAGAGCATGACTTTGAAATGCATCGCGGGCATCGAGACGCCGGATGAGGGGCGGATTATTGTGGATGGAACGTTGCTGTATGATTCGGCGAAAAAGATCAGCCTGAAGCCTCAGAAGAGACATATCGGCTACCTCTTCCAGAATTACGCCCTGTTCCCTACCATGACGGTGGAGGAGAATATAGCGGCAGGACTGCAAGGAAGAAAAGAGGAGAAAAGGAGAAGGGTCGTAGAGATGATGGAAAAGTTCCAACTGCTGGGACTTGGAAAGCAGCTGCCGGGAGAACTCTCTGGCGGACAGCAGCAAAGGGTAGCCTTGGCAAGAATCATGGCCTATGAGCCGGAAGTCATCCTGCTGGACGAGCCGTTCTCCGCGCTGGATGACTTCTTGAAAGACAGGCTTGCGCAGGAGATGCTGGATCTGCTGAAAGATTACCGGGGAACGGTCGTTCTCGTATCCCACAGCCGGGACGAGATCTATCGGTTTACCAGGGAACTTCTGACCATGGCAGATGGGATGCAGATCAGTTACGGAGGCACCCGGGAGATCTTTGCGAACCCAGGGAGGAAGGAGACAGCACGTCTGACCGGGTGTAAGAACATTGCAGAGGCGAAAAGGATAGACGGCCGCCATCTTGAAGTGCCGGAATGGGGGATTACTTTGTGCTTGAATGAAAACATCCCGGAAAAGGTGGCGTTCGTCGGGGTTCGGGCCCATGAATTTATCCCTGTCTGGGGAGATGCAGGAAGCAACTGTATTCCTGTGAACGTTAAAAGCAGTGCGATCCTGCCTTTTGAAAGAAAGTATTTCCTGGCGGGCGCAGAGGGAAGCGAGGAGGATATCTGCTGGTTTCTGCAAAGGGATAAATGGCCTTTGATCGACAGGAAGGGAATGCCGGACTTCCTTATGATGCCGGAGGAGAAGATCTTACTGCTGGAATAGCGATACCATTTCTTTTTTTTCATGGCTGTGGTAGAATACGACTAATGGAACATGATGGCTGGAGGAAGTATATGAATAATAAAGAGATGATAAAATATTTTTACGAGACGGTAGTTACCGAAAATCTGTTGGATGAAGTATGCCGCTTCGTATCACCGGACTGCGTGCTTAAGATAGGGGAAGACGACATACCTCTGGGGGATGACGGGATGAAGACGCATTTGATAGAAGTGAAAAAGACGTATCCTGATTATTCTATGAAGATCCTTCGTCAGTTTTGCGAAGGAGACTATGTAATCTCGGAATTTATAATGGAAGGCACCCATATGGGCGAGTGGCTGGGCATGAAGCCTACGAATAAAAGGCTGCGCTTTACAGGCGTGGATATTGATAAAGTCGTTAACGGGAAGATGGTTGAGCATGGAGGCGCGGTCAATACATTTGAGACGCTCTTTGAAGAACATATGATAAAGCTGGTATAATAAGCGGATGGCTCCAGTCATAGCGATGCAAAAGGAGGAACAACGGTGGTAGAATTAAACGAAGAAGCAAAAGAATACATGCAAAGGTTCGGATGGAAGCATGTGGTACTTAATATTGAGACTATAACCAGCTGATGCGCGCCTCCATATAAGGAGATGTCGGTAAGTTTTACCGATGCGGATGAAGAGGCGATGCTGGAGAAGGGGTATGAGACAGACCAAAGCGAGTTGGGAAACGTATATTACCCAAAGGAGGGAATAGAAATCCCGGATCATATTATCGTAAAGTATGTAGAATATCCCTGGGTCACCTGCTTCGAGGTGGAAGGGATAGAAATCATCAAAGAGGCAATGCAAAAGGATATTGAGGAATAGACAAGCCTGAGAGCAGGCCAAGCGGCTATGTCAAAATGGGTATTAGGAGTTTCCCAAACAAAAGGATATTAAGAAACAACTCATGTTTATCTGCTTGCGAAGAAATAATTGATTATAAATAAGAGATATTGCTTAAATAAGGTGGTATCTCTTTTATAACAAAAACCTGATGTAACGACTTATAAAGTGAAATAAAACGCTATGGAAAAATGACACTTGAAATAGAGTGTCTTTTTTATTGCTGTGAAACAGCATAGTATTTCATTTCTGCTTGTTTGTTATCAACGTTTTATCTCATTGCTTGTCAAGAACTTGTTGAAAAGCAATGCTTTAGCACTCTTTACAAACTGTGCGATAAGACGTATTTTCAAAATAGCAGAAATTGAATATAGAATAAGACTGAAAAAAGAAAATATTTAGTACTGAAGTATTTTACTTTTATGGTAAGGTGCTTTTTTTATTTATGATACTTCTCATATATCCATATCAAAAGGAGGATTGATAGAAAATGGCACAAATTTATGGATATGTACGAGTTTCAAGCATAGACCAGAATGAAGAACGACAGATTGTTGAATTATCAAAAAGAAACGTACTTTCTAGAAATATTTACATAGATAAACAGTCTGGAAAAAGTTTTGAGCGTCCGCAATATAAAAAACTCATCAAAAAATTAAAACACGGCGATTTACTTTATATTCTAAGTATTGACCGTCTAGGCAGAAATTATCTTGAAATACAGGAACAATGGAGAATGCTTACTAAAGAAAAAGGAGTTGATATTTGTGTAATAGATATGCCCTTACTGGACACAAGAAACGGAAAAGATTTGATGGGAACGTTCATTGCTGACCTTGTGTTACAGATATTATCGTTTGTGGCACAAAATGAACGTGAAAACATCAGAAAAAGGCAGGCACAGGGTATTGCTGTCGCAAAGGCAAAAGGCATAAAATTCGGCAGACCAGAAATCGCACTCCCGGAAAACTTTGGAGAACTTGTCCATGACTGGGAAAAGAAAAAAATCCCTCTGCCGGAAGTTTTGGAATTATGCAAAATGAGTAAAGCAACATTTTATAGGAAATTAAGAGAATATCGTCTGCTGGAACAAAAATAGTCTGCGATGAACTATCAAAATGTACACCTTTTGAAAGCCCACAGATACTTTTTAATTATAATCGATGCAGTCGGAATTTTCAATAGATTTCACGAAAATTGACGCACTGAAACCCACTTTTTCTGTATCTTTTGTCGGGGAGGATATTGCAAAAGCCGGACAACGGCATTTATCAAAAGGTGTACCTTATGACAGTCCGCTTTCTTTCTGCCGTTTGTTCCTCAGCCGGTATTCCCTCAGACGCCGGTAAAAGGTGGCCTCGCTCATGCCGCACTGTTCCAATGCGGCGGAAAAGGAAATCTGCTGTTTCTCCCATTGCCGCACAATCCGCCCGAAATTATCGGGAACCGGGATTTCCGGTCTGCCGAATCTCACGCCTTTTGCCTTCGCCGCCGCAATCCCTTCCGCCTGCCTCTTTTTAATGTTCTCCCGCTCGCTCTGCGCCACAAAAGACAATATCTGCAATACAAGGTCTGCAATAAAGGTTCCCATCAGGTCCTTGCCGTTCCTCGTATCCAAAAGCGGCATATCAAGGACGCAGATATCCACGCCGATCTCCTTTGTCAGTACCCGCCATTGGTTCTGGATTTCCTCATAGTTCCGTCCCAGACGGTCAATGCTCAGGATATACAGCAAATCCCCGGCTTTCAGTTTCTTTACTAGTTTCTTATACTGGGGGCGGTTGAAGTCCTTCCCCGACTGCTTATCCATATAGATATTCATTTTCACCACACCCTTTTCTTTCAGGGCCAAAAGCTGCCTGTCCTCGTTCTGGTCTGTGCTGGATACCCGCACATAGCCGTAACTGTTCTGTTTCACGGCTTCGCCTCCCTTCAAAAAATTGTATTACTATATCTTGACAAACTATGTTCTTATAGATACAATATATAGCGCATAAAGGATTTGGCTACGGACTGTATGCAGAGCCGCAGCCGCTATGTTTCAGAGAATGAAAGTTTCCTGCCGTTTCACCGGCACAAGTGTTTTAAAGGATTTATGGGGTAAGGGGTAGTGTCCCCTTTTGCTGGAAATAAAAAATGAATACAGCGTTTCAAACGCATATGTTATGAGAGTACTGCTCTTTAGCCGTGCTCATTTGTTTTATATATCAACCGCCGGAGGTTTTTGCAATCGTTACCTGTCGGCATTTCAGACGAAGGAGGTGGTGCATATGCAGGAGAACTTGTTGTATCCCTATGATTGCATACTCGTTGTTCTATCGGTACGTCACACCGCTTACGCCGGACGAAGCGGGGGATTTAATGGCAAGGGCGGAACGGTCCGTTTCCCCGGCCTCCTCCTGCTATGAGGCATACCGGGAGCGGTTAATCCTCTATTCGGAAAAAGAAACCCAGTATGGGGCGGACTGCAACTTCCTGTTAGAAGCGGATGAATATCTGCGGGAACGGAAGCTGCCCGGTCTCCAAAACGTGAACGGATATTAAAATTTTTGTCAGTATAGCAAAAAGGAAAGCCCGCCAGTTATTCCGTGCAGGAATAGTTGACGGGCCCTTTTTTCTGTTACACTGAAATCTACAGTTATTGCAGATACAGGCTATTATAATGGAACGGAAATCAAAAAATGTGTTGATGCTGGAATGAATGTCTATATTAAAAAAACTAAAGCTAATAATGCTACTAAAGATAATGAATTCCGTAAAGAAAAGATTATATATGACACTAAGACTGATGAATACACATGTCCGGGTGGATATAAACTTGCATTTTTTGAAAACACATCAAAAAATGGCATGAAATATCGAAAATATAAATGTTCCGATTGCAATTCTTGCAAGTATAAAAAAGACTGTACTACTTCTTCGTCTGGAAGAACCGTATAACGTTGGGAGCATGAAGATGTTTTGGAAACTGTATATAAGAAAACCATGGATAATAACGAGGTTTATAAGCAGAGGAGATGCATCGTTGAACAT carries:
- a CDS encoding molybdopterin-binding protein, which codes for MRLIKTEEAAGHVLCHDITQIIKGVTKDAVFRKGHIVREEDIPVLLSVGKENLYVWEKQEGILHENEAAQILCRMCRGDNMHPTEVKEGKIELIADCDGVLKIDVEKMNAVNCLGEMMIASRHGNFPVKKGDKIAGTRIIPLVIEEEKMSRAEALTQGEPIFQIVTYQKKRSGVITTGSEVYKHRIVDNFTPVIEDKLKEYGVEMEDYAICDDKPEMITDAIHKMLDKGMDMIICTGGMSVDPDDRTPLAIKNVAEDIVTYGAPVLPGAMFMLAYYDGDIPIMGLPGCVMYAKRTIFDLVLPRVLCNEKLKAEDLYRLGQGGLCLSCPTCTFPNCGFGKGA
- the modB gene encoding molybdate ABC transporter permease subunit; translation: MEEIGAVLQGLDWSPLYISLKTGAVATIISFFLGLFAARKVIKAGPKVKAVADGLLTLPMVLPPTVAGFFLLLLFSRRRPLGIFLYDQLDIKVVQSWIGCIIAATVIAFPLMYRNARAAFEQIDVNLVYAGRTLGMSEGKIFWKVVIPTAGPGIISGTILTFARALGEYGATSMLAGNIPGKTGTISQKIAMVIQDGDYLTAGVWVIIVLIIAFTVIFLMNLFTGRNMKNVKRW
- a CDS encoding radical SAM protein; the protein is MPEEGVVPLCHEDILTFDEIIRICRAGVELGIRRIKITGGEPLVRKGIFDLLEQMRRIEGAEKLTITTNGALLEEALPWLEAV
- the modA gene encoding molybdate ABC transporter substrate-binding protein; the encoded protein is MKKKAVAVFMAAVMVVVLAGCGGNNAKETGDRDKKASEESKKDDADETEIQVFIAASLNTVMTEIAEKYNKNNPNVKITFNADSSGTLLTQIEEGYECDIFFSAAQKQMDQLDQDGLVKEGTRANVVNNQVVLVTRKDSGTKVTGLENLKDAQSIALAGGSVPVGKYTRQALVNLGILGKTDEPDAVTTEQVSEALGGVEISEQDNVSKVLAAVVEGSCEVGTTYYSDTYGYEDELNILETVGYDLTGNVIYPICLVDNQEADDTQTKAAKDFYDYVLSEHASEIFSNYYFDTDVHR
- a CDS encoding flavin reductase family protein, translating into MKIEIGKEFPQYFKPSYPEEFKLFSHFETTAGIPTVLFAITTWKENGKPNVCFHSWSCFHGDKTAFFAVLGNLYQHTHTYANIQREKCFCINFLPISFYDKLVNTIRQNEMDDDEFAAGGFTASYAKTIHAPVINEAFLSMECTLKEVQDLSGAGITAMVIGRVQHISVEEAYAQGYELRYGKDGFMMLIPAPQDLVTGEPNKSAIATVDIEKYD
- a CDS encoding NTP transferase domain-containing protein, with translation MIGLRYGAVVTVAEISSQMGEFKPMLPIGKETMIQRVVRTLRKADVEDVVVITGYRHEVIEENLNDAGVMFLKNERFIQGDWIDSVKMGMEWLDDKCDKILAIPGDIPMVMENTIRELLAKEGEFAYPTFQGEPGYPIVLGSQAAAGLTNAISTEEYQAKPNAIEHLLEITKGLGIQDTKLAVEDVGVTLQINSQKDYEKALKLYLDEAGRNDQVRVITKTMLATDEKFFGNGTEQLLELIGVTGSVNAACQAMQMSYTKAWKMINRIEKKLGYRVMERVAGGREGGGSQLTEEGERLLRAYQKMRAEVQAAAEISFQKYVSGILG
- the xdhC gene encoding xanthine dehydrogenase accessory protein XdhC, which gives rise to MESLRKLFSLLKDMLQSGQDAVLVSVVASLGSAPRGAGAHMLIAREGRIRGTVGGGAVEHECIQRALEVLDSKNSHLEEFRLHPNPAADLGMVCGGDISVFFRYIPSGDEQMIDLSIKAIRMFDQDRKCWLAIDLTKEGNGQMYLYEEGELPKEVQTATRAKARSEPQDSPAKYYLEKLVQGSKVYIFGGGHVAQEAVPTLARVNFDCIVLEDREDFTKPELFPGVRRTRLVDMEHLEEVCRDITSDDYICVMTRGHQHDFLVEKQILRTPVSYIGVIGSRKKKEVVFAKLRQEGYTDQELARIKTPMGLDIQAETPAEIAVSIAAEMIMERARRNRVAADQMK
- a CDS encoding DUF4177 domain-containing protein, whose amino-acid sequence is MKKYEYMTVDLCAEPSVNVHIKLERYIEKLNEYGKQGWRLISGTDDWKYSFLSVKLMMKNNMQEAYNL
- a CDS encoding alpha/beta fold hydrolase, with the translated sequence MEYCGKIDGQIHLCGISLGGIIGLNYALDFPEKVKTLVLIGTFTDLFNFAHHYFHFDTGIFAVLHTSYIGLTRNTFKYCYVSILKMLRVSSISPTDMLL
- a CDS encoding SRPBCC family protein, whose translation is MTTSNIKALIPSELRKVWEFILDIENYDAWRSDLSKTEVVSDKQFIEYTKDGYPTTFTVTLVEPYRRWEFDMQNSNMSGHWIGVFTDKGNETEIDFTECVEAKKMLMKPFVKSYLKKQQAQFVADIMKNFS
- a CDS encoding DUF3795 domain-containing protein, yielding MKDMIGYCGLDCEKCDAYLATINNDQALREKTAKLWAELNNATIMPEHINCEGCRMNGAKTVFCDSLCEIRKCALEKGVSTCGDCSEVETCSTVGAIISNNPAALENLKERTL